The sequence below is a genomic window from Bacteroidales bacterium MB20-C3-3.
TCCAACTTTATCGTAGTGATTTTTGAGTGGAACACTTGCATCAACAAGTGGTGCGCAAGAATCAACTACAATGTCTGCTAATTCAAAAAGAGTCTTGCCGCAAGAGTGTCTTGTCTTTTTGCCTACAGACTCTTTAGCAGAACCAAAGACAATAACCTTCATGCCAAGTTCTTTAGCTTTGAGTGCAACATCAATATTTACATTATTTATTCCGGTATGTGAAAAGATCCACATTGTATCCCTGTTGTCAAAGTTGTATGACTTCATAATAGCGTTGCCATAACCCTCAGCCCTCTCAAGGAAGAGAAACTGATGGACACCCATCTCTCCTGTTATTCTTGTGAAGAAGGTGAGTGGCAATTCAACTATTGGGTGAAACCCTACAAAGCCTCCGATGCGGGGGTACATCTCCTCAACCGGAATAGTCGCGTGGCCACATCCAAATGTGTGGACCCACCGGCCAGCCTCAATACTGTCTGCCATGACTGTGGCAGCCTTTTTAATGTTCTCTAGCTGTGACTCTTCAATTGAGCTCATTACGGCTCTGGCGTTGTTTAACCATTCTAATGCTAACATGTTCTAATTTTTTGATTTGGAATATTTTGTGTTAATAAAGTATATTATAATAACTGCAAAAGCGCAAAAGGCTATCATACCCGGAAGAGCTTTAAGTTCAAGAGCTCCCACAAGCAGATTGATAATTGTATTTCCCAGAAGAGCAATCGAGAGGGCAATACTTAAAGCTGTTCCGGATACAGCCTTGTACTTTTCGCCAATCTCCCCTATAACAACCGGGAATGTAGAGGCGAGGCCCAGGCCAATTAGGAATGTTCCTGTAATTGCTGTACCTGAACTCTCGGCACCACCTAATATAAAAGCACCAATTGCGGCAATTACCATACTGATGTACAGGATAATCCGTCTGTGAATAAATCTTAGCAACAGGCTTAGAAGAACTCTTCCTGCTCCTATACCAAAAACAACAAAACTAAGTGCATATAGAGCATTCTCTTTTGAGAACTCTTTAATCTGCTCAAGGAAATTTGGAGTCCACGAACTGCTGATTCCCTCCACACCACTCTGGAAAAACAGAATGAATGAGAGCAGTAAAAGGGTAGGCTCTTTTATTAGTTTGCCGATTTTCACTGCCGGTCCACCCTCTTTGAATTTGCCCTCCGGAAAGCTCACAAACAGGTAGGCTAAAGCAGATAGGGTCATAATCACTCCTGCTCCGGCCACAATAGGTACATAAGAGTAGCTTTTACTCAACCAGGCATAAATGAGAGGTATTGTTATTGCTCCAACAGTATAGAAGATACCCAGGATACTAAGGTTAGATGGCCTTGTTTTATCAGTTGATGCATCTGAAACCAGAGCGTTTGAAAGACCGTTGAGGACTCCGCCTCCAAAACCAATCACAAAAATTGCTAACCTTACCATAGAGACAGATTCTGCAAAGGCAAGCATCTCCATCCCCAAAACGGTTAGTAAAGTTGATGCAATAATGAGCATCTTATATCCGTATCTGTCAATAATCGGCCCAAAAACCAGAGAACCAAGCATTATTCCAAAGGGGAGAAGGCTTGCAACAGTTGATGCATTTGCTGTTGAAAGGGAGAATCTCTCAGTAAGTGAAGGGAGTACCGTTCCTAAGATAACGAATGCCATTCCAAAGAAGGCCATTCCTGCAAAACCGGCTGCAAGAACAGCGGCATTTGATCTACTCTTTTCCATTTTTTATAGCTATTGCGCCAGCTCCATAGAGACCGGCATCGTTTGGTAATTGCGTTGCTTTAAAAGTACACTGCCTTATTGCAATAGGCTGAGCCCATTTTATTGCCTCGGCATATATTCTGTCAATAAACCTGGTGGCAGGTCCAAAAAGCCCCCCGCCAAAGATAACCATCTGAGGGTTGAATAGGCTTACAAAATTTGCAGCAGCCATTCCCCACATCTCAATTGCCTGATCAATAATTTTCACGGCTAAAGGGTCGCCCTGGTCATATCTCTCAAAAACATCATGAGAGGTTATCTTTCCCGGGTAAACTTTGCCCGCCTGCATTGCAATTCCCGTGCCTGATGCGTGGCTCTCAAAACATCCGCAGCCATCCCACTCCTTATTATAGGGAGGTTTAAGTGCCATCCATCCGGTTGCCCCCACAATATCTGATGCTCCGTGAAGAACCCTTCCGTCTATTAGTATTCCGGCACCAATTCCCGTTCCCGCAGCAATAAATATTGCATTATCACAACCCTTTGCGGCTCCCAGACTCACCTCTCCAAGAATATAGGCTGTTCTGTCACTCTCAATTGTAATCTTTGAGTTGGGAAAATTCAATAAAAGCTCTTTTCTAAGAGGGTACTCTTCCCAGCCGGGAATATTCGGACACCATACTTTCCCACTCTTTGAGTAGGAGATTCCCGGAACACAAACACCAACAGAGATCTCATCTCCCGGGTTGAGACCGGCCTTCTCAAGTATTACCCTGCATACATCACAAATCAGCTTACCAACCTCCTCACCACCCTTTCCCTCAAGCAGTACCGTTTCACGCATCAATATTGAATTATTTTCATGAAAAAGGGCACCAGATATTTTTGTGCCCCCAAGGTCTATGCCAATATAGATCATCTTATATTATGGTTACATTTTTATAATGAGATAACTCTTTAAGTATCTTTTCGTGTCCCTCCCTCTCAACATAAGCCAGAGCATCAGAAATAAGATATACCCGTCTGCCTGAATCAGCAAGATCTCTTACTGTTGCGTTAATGCAAAATTCTGTAGCAATTCCGCATACATAAACATCGCCATCTCCCTGATCTGCAGCGTGCATTTTAATATAGTTGTCAAGTGTTCCGTTTACTGAATTTACAGCTTCATATCCGGAGTATTGCTCTTTTAGAGGATCCTCTCCCTTAAGAAACAAGTTCCCCCTCTGAGGTCTTGAATTTTTATTTAATATTTCTGAGTAAAAACTATCATGAACAGATCCTCCTCTTGTTCCCTGAACACAATGG
It includes:
- a CDS encoding sugar isomerase domain-containing protein, translating into MLALEWLNNARAVMSSIEESQLENIKKAATVMADSIEAGRWVHTFGCGHATIPVEEMYPRIGGFVGFHPIVELPLTFFTRITGEMGVHQFLFLERAEGYGNAIMKSYNFDNRDTMWIFSHTGINNVNIDVALKAKELGMKVIVFGSAKESVGKKTRHSCGKTLFELADIVVDSCAPLVDASVPLKNHYDKVGPVSTMAFITLVWMTVTTVAEILAERGVKLYIHPSHNIPGDNTAHDRLDACLATYKERVAGI
- a CDS encoding MFS transporter; amino-acid sequence: MEKSRSNAAVLAAGFAGMAFFGMAFVILGTVLPSLTERFSLSTANASTVASLLPFGIMLGSLVFGPIIDRYGYKMLIIASTLLTVLGMEMLAFAESVSMVRLAIFVIGFGGGVLNGLSNALVSDASTDKTRPSNLSILGIFYTVGAITIPLIYAWLSKSYSYVPIVAGAGVIMTLSALAYLFVSFPEGKFKEGGPAVKIGKLIKEPTLLLLSFILFFQSGVEGISSSWTPNFLEQIKEFSKENALYALSFVVFGIGAGRVLLSLLLRFIHRRIILYISMVIAAIGAFILGGAESSGTAITGTFLIGLGLASTFPVVIGEIGEKYKAVSGTALSIALSIALLGNTIINLLVGALELKALPGMIAFCAFAVIIIYFINTKYSKSKN
- a CDS encoding isochorismatase family protein, with product MKSEKAVPVIVVVDMLYDFIDGTLACLNSESAVKEAVKFINKHDDMVVAYICDHHPSNHSSFTEFGGVWPPHCVQGTRGGSVHDSFYSEILNKNSRPQRGNLFLKGEDPLKEQYSGYEAVNSVNGTLDNYIKMHAADQGDGDVYVCGIATEFCINATVRDLADSGRRVYLISDALAYVEREGHEKILKELSHYKNVTII
- a CDS encoding ROK family protein, giving the protein MIYIGIDLGGTKISGALFHENNSILMRETVLLEGKGGEEVGKLICDVCRVILEKAGLNPGDEISVGVCVPGISYSKSGKVWCPNIPGWEEYPLRKELLLNFPNSKITIESDRTAYILGEVSLGAAKGCDNAIFIAAGTGIGAGILIDGRVLHGASDIVGATGWMALKPPYNKEWDGCGCFESHASGTGIAMQAGKVYPGKITSHDVFERYDQGDPLAVKIIDQAIEMWGMAAANFVSLFNPQMVIFGGGLFGPATRFIDRIYAEAIKWAQPIAIRQCTFKATQLPNDAGLYGAGAIAIKNGKE